The Candidatus Poribacteria bacterium nucleotide sequence ACAATCAACCCTTTTCAACCGACGCGCTGGTGGTCTTTTGATTGCTGGCGCGTTGATTTTACTCGGAACCCTTGTCATTGTGGCGCATTTTCCCGCGCCTTCGCCACCGATACCTGAACCCTCACCTGTCAAGGATATCCCACCGAATGCACTCTCTCGCCTCGACAATCAACCCCGCACCCCGGTGCGCCCCTTCCACGCTTCCGATCTTCCGCCCTATCAATCGGATTTCTACCGCACCATCATAAACAACAACCTCTTCCGTCCGCTGGGTTGGACTCCGCCACGTCGAAAAGAACCGTATCGGTTGCTCGGCACAATGGTACCCAAAGACGGAAAAACACCACTCCAGGCGATTATCCAAGTTTCCACTGCCGGAAATCAGACGCACATCGTCAGCATCGGTGATACTTTTGACGCGGACACCAAAATCGTTGACATCCAACCCAAGCAGGTAACCCTTGACCGCGCAGGACAACAAACCACCCTGAAGTTAAATACATCTCCGTGGATAAGCACTGCCAAAGGTAGATTCTCACGTTAAAGATAATCGTTAACGTTGTCCTTTCTTGCAAAGAAATTTAACGGTGCTGCTGAAATACCGAGAACCGATTGCTGATGGAAACCGACAGCCAGTAAATCATGGACACACGAACTTGCCCAAAATTTTCCGGACGGATGCCCCCGTCGCTGAAGGTAGATTCCCAGCGTTTCCATGGAGGGTCTCGTTCGCCAGAATCGCGAACGCAATTGCCTCCTTCGCATCCGCTGAGATGCCAGAATTGTCCACAGATTCAACTATTGTATTCGGTAATTGTTCGCTGAGTCGTCGCATGATCGTCTGATTGTGGACACCACCACCGCTCACATAAAGCGTATCTATCGGGTTCTGTCCTGTTATGAATCGTTCGATATAGCCGACAATCGTCTGGACCGTCAGTTCGGTCAGTGTCGCGATGCAATCGTTGTCTGAAAGTGCGTGTTCACGGCAGTCCGCCAGACATTCCATTGCATAAGTGTGTCCAAACATCTCGCGTCCGGTGGTTTTCGGGGGAGACAGTTGGAAAAACGGGTGCTTTAACCATTCGTCAATGAGCGGTTGGTATGGCGTGCCGTGTGCGGCGCGTTTGCCGTCTTTATCGTAGTGTTCCACCCCTTCCGTAATTTCTGTTACGACAGCATCAATACACATGTTGCCGGGACCCGTATCCGCAGCACAGACGGAATCATACGTTCCGTTTGCAGGCAGCACCGTGAGGTTCGCGATCCCGCCGATGTTCAACAATCCAACTGTTTTAACACTGTTATGGAACAGTAGATAGTCGATGTATGATACCAACGGCGCGCCTTGCCCGCCCGCTGCCATATCAGCGACCCGAAAATCCGCTATCGTTGGAATTCCAGTTTCGTGCGCGATGACCGCAGGTTCGCCGATCTGTAGCGTTGAGGGATAACGAGAATCGTTGCAATCCGCGCTTGTGTCTTTTGGCAGATGATGAATTGTTTGACCGTGTGAGCCGATGAGATCAATATCGCTGGCGCGCATTCCACTTTTTTGCAGGATGTGTTTCACCGCTTCTGCGAAGAGATGTCCGATATAGAAATTCATCTCGCAGATGTCATCAACGCGACCGGTATCGGGTTGGCTGAGGGAAAGGATCCGTTGTGGCACGCCGGATGGAAAGGGAAAGGTCTCAAAAGCGATGAGGTCTACTTCAGTTCCCAAGCCGTGTCCGGTAATTTCAACGATGGCAGCATCAATGCCATCAACAGAGGTACCGGACATTAAACCGAT carries:
- a CDS encoding anhydro-N-acetylmuramic acid kinase, whose amino-acid sequence is MKEFFELLKKDKKLVIGLMSGTSVDGIDAAIVEITGHGLGTEVDLIAFETFPFPSGVPQRILSLSQPDTGRVDDICEMNFYIGHLFAEAVKHILQKSGMRASDIDLIGSHGQTIHHLPKDTSADCNDSRYPSTLQIGEPAVIAHETGIPTIADFRVADMAAGGQGAPLVSYIDYLLFHNSVKTVGLLNIGGIANLTVLPANGTYDSVCAADTGPGNMCIDAVVTEITEGVEHYDKDGKRAAHGTPYQPLIDEWLKHPFFQLSPPKTTGREMFGHTYAMECLADCREHALSDNDCIATLTELTVQTIVGYIERFITGQNPIDTLYVSGGGVHNQTIMRRLSEQLPNTIVESVDNSGISADAKEAIAFAILANETLHGNAGNLPSATGASVRKILGKFVCP